GATTTACCTTTACTTATAAACCATTTTATCCGTCGGTTTAATGTTATTCAAGATAAGGACATTCAGGGTGTTTCTGAAGATGTTTTAGCTATTTTGATGCGTTATAAATTTCCCGGCAATATCAGGGAGTTGGAAAATATTCTTGAATATGCCTTTATTCTTTGTCCTGGGGGATTTATTCAAGTCGAGCACTTGCCTGAACATCTGCAAGACCAATCAAAGCGGGCTGAAAATGCACCCAGAACATTAGAAGAAATTAAGTGCCAGGCAGTTTTAGATGCGCTGGCCAGAAATAATGGCCGCAAAATGGCCACCTGCCGCGAGCTAAAAATATCCAAAGATACCCTTCGCCGTATGCTCGCTCGTTGTCAGAAAATAGCGCAAAAATAACCTATTGTATTATCGTCTTATTTTTTCGGTTACCGCACAAGGCTCTTGTCCTACACACATGGTGGGTGTGCAGGACAACAAAAAGACGAATTTGGTTATAGAGTCTCTGCCCAAACCTTACTTAATCTGGTAGTCAAAATGGTGTTTGGCCACAGACTCTATAACACGGAGATTGTTGCCAGGCCTTCTTGAACCCGCAACAGGTTATCGTGACCTTGGTTGGTTAGCTATCATTGTCCGTTTTATTAGGAAGTTTCCACGCAAATATAAAAAATATTAGTGAAATAGCCAGAGCAACAATTACTCCTGGAACACTTTCAATTAACGATATGAATGACGGGTTACCTGTCGCAGCAAGCGTTGCTTTCCCTCCTGCTATTTTTTGCATTAAAAAAGTGTTTTTTAATCCTGCGAAAACGAGCATATAAACAAAGGCTCCGAATAGTCCTCCGACTACAAAGTACCTTGCGTCCTTTCTTCCATCCCCTAAACCAGCAAGGCCGGTACCAGGGCAATACCCAGCGATCGCAAAACCAAGACCAAGAATACCACCGCCAATTATGACGCCCCAGTAGCTGGACTTAACTGACAGGTGAGTGGGATCAATGATACCGAGTGTTAGTCCCAAAAAAAGGAGAGCACTGCTGAGCGAGATGCCCCATATAATTGTTTTCATTAGATGAAAATCTTTCAACCTCAGCATATTAATGATATTTTGTGGGTTGGCTGCACCAATTCGATGTAGTACAAAACCAAATAGTGTACCAAGTATTATTGCAAGTAATATATCCATAAATACCTCCATTTATTTGCGGCCATACATTAAGATTGCCAGTGGAATTGCTGTTGCGAAAGCGCCTAACGTGAAAAGATAACCGCTCAAGGAAGTCTGCATCATCCCGCTCATCATATGTCCACTGGTACAGCCCCCTGCCAACCTTGCTCCAAATAAAACTAGAAATCCACCGATAAAAGAAACCAAGTAACGTTTATAAATACATGAACCAAATCTCTGGCGCCAAACTTCAGGCGCCTGCCGATCCTTTTCGGTTGCTTTAGGCCCCTTGGTTTTAGCCGAAAGAAAAGAGCCTAGAATTATACCAAATACAAAAATATAGCTATAGTTAAGTGGATTGGCTATATTCTTCGCATACTTTCCTCCGCTTTTATTCAAATATGCGTTGGTACTTGAGTAACCAGTCTTGGTTTTGGGATTTACTTGAACAAGATCATCGGAAAATAAATTCCATATGATGCCATCAAAGATAACGAATTGCGTTGATACTCCAATTGGTTTTACTAGCCACACTGCGACTAGAAACACTAGGGCAAGTGCAATTCCTCCTCGAAACCAATTTAATTGTCCAGACATAATTCCTAACTCCTTGCGGTTTAGGCTGACCACTTAAGGACAGCTAGTGGAAAGCTCGGCAGCCCCACAATGCGGGACTATGAGCTTTGAAAAAAAACTATAGGCAGGGTTTACAGCGCGGACTGCTCGGAAAACGTTCGCTGCGCATTTGCCGTTTTGCCGTACCGCCTTGTTGGCCATTTATTATTTTATTTCAGTTGAAAGATAAAAATAAGGTTACCAAGAAAATTGAATAATGTTGAGTACGTTGTGAACAAACTATGT
This genomic stretch from Desulfovulcanus ferrireducens harbors:
- a CDS encoding YeeE/YedE thiosulfate transporter family protein; protein product: MDILLAIILGTLFGFVLHRIGAANPQNIINMLRLKDFHLMKTIIWGISLSSALLFLGLTLGIIDPTHLSVKSSYWGVIIGGGILGLGFAIAGYCPGTGLAGLGDGRKDARYFVVGGLFGAFVYMLVFAGLKNTFLMQKIAGGKATLAATGNPSFISLIESVPGVIVALAISLIFFIFAWKLPNKTDNDS
- a CDS encoding YeeE/YedE thiosulfate transporter family protein, encoding MSGQLNWFRGGIALALVFLVAVWLVKPIGVSTQFVIFDGIIWNLFSDDLVQVNPKTKTGYSSTNAYLNKSGGKYAKNIANPLNYSYIFVFGIILGSFLSAKTKGPKATEKDRQAPEVWRQRFGSCIYKRYLVSFIGGFLVLFGARLAGGCTSGHMMSGMMQTSLSGYLFTLGAFATAIPLAILMYGRK